From a single candidate division KSB1 bacterium genomic region:
- a CDS encoding beta-lactamase family protein has protein sequence MDRTQRMAGKRPLLAVVVAVVCLAQGCANRKLHQVDELFRAYSGQVPGAALMVIRHGRPIVIRCYGLAHLERREPVRQCTNFRLASVSKQFTAMCIMILVERGLLRYDQTLRQVFPAFPPYGEGITIDHLLHHTSGLIDYESLLPDTMTRQVSDADVLRMMMAQDSTYFPPGSEFRYSNSGYAVLAMVVEKVSGQHFADFIRDNVFLPLGMAGTVAYERGGPEVPCRAFGYRVVDDSGFVFKDQSTTSAVLGDGGIYSSLRDLFLWDQALYTRRLVSAATLEQAFTPGLLSDGTSTSYGHGWRLDTYRGHRRMHHTGSTCGFATVIQRYPDDRFTVIVLTNRNEPSLMETAERVTDLFLK, from the coding sequence ATGGACAGGACACAGCGGATGGCGGGGAAGCGACCACTGCTAGCCGTAGTAGTGGCGGTGGTCTGCCTGGCGCAGGGGTGCGCAAACAGGAAGCTCCATCAAGTGGATGAACTCTTCCGCGCTTACAGTGGCCAGGTGCCGGGCGCGGCGCTCATGGTGATCCGCCACGGGCGCCCCATCGTGATACGGTGTTACGGGCTCGCGCACCTGGAGAGGCGCGAGCCGGTGCGCCAATGCACCAACTTTCGCCTCGCCTCGGTCAGCAAACAGTTCACCGCGATGTGTATCATGATTCTCGTAGAGCGCGGTCTCTTGCGCTACGACCAGACACTGCGCCAAGTCTTTCCGGCCTTCCCGCCCTACGGAGAGGGCATCACTATCGACCACCTCCTCCATCACACCTCTGGCCTCATCGACTATGAGTCCCTCCTGCCCGACACCATGACGAGGCAAGTGAGCGACGCCGACGTGCTGCGGATGATGATGGCACAGGATTCGACCTACTTCCCACCCGGGAGCGAGTTTCGGTACAGCAACTCTGGCTATGCCGTACTGGCCATGGTGGTCGAAAAGGTTTCGGGTCAGCACTTTGCCGATTTTATCCGCGATAATGTTTTTCTGCCCTTAGGTATGGCCGGGACGGTGGCCTACGAGCGTGGCGGGCCGGAAGTACCGTGCCGCGCCTTTGGCTACCGCGTTGTGGACGATAGCGGCTTCGTGTTCAAGGATCAGAGTACCACTAGCGCAGTCTTGGGCGATGGGGGCATCTACTCTTCGCTTCGTGACCTTTTCCTCTGGGATCAGGCCTTGTACACGCGACGGCTGGTTTCGGCCGCCACACTGGAGCAGGCCTTCACCCCCGGCTTGCTCAGCGATGGCACGAGTACGTCCTACGGTCACGGCTGGCGACTGGATACGTATCGCGGACATCGCCGTATGCACCACACGGGCAGCACCTGCGGATTTGCTACTGTCATCCAACGCTACCCTGACGACCGCTTCACCGTGATCGTGCTGACGAACCGCAATGAACCCAGCTTGATGGAGACGGCTGAACGAGTCACTGATCTTTTCTTGAAGTGA